DNA sequence from the Myxococcus guangdongensis genome:
GCAGGACCGGCCAGACCTGTTCCTCTATGACATCGCGGGCTACACCGCGCGCATCCTCGCGGAGAACTGGGGCAAGCCCGCCATCCAGCTCTCCCCCACGTTCGTCGCGTGGGAGGGCTACACCGAGGAGATGGCGCCGATGATGGAGTCGCTGCGCGCGGCCCCGGGCGGCGCGGACTACTACCGTCGCTTCTCCGAGTGGCTGAAGGCCTGCGGCGTGGCGCAGACGGAGTCCACGCTCTTCGTCGGCTTGCCGCCGCGCTCGCTCGTGCTCATCCCGCGCGCGATGCAGCCGAACGCGGACCGCGTGGACACGCGGCGGTTCACCTTCGTGGGCCCCTGTCTCGACGAGCAGCGCATCCACCAGGGGACGTGGAGTCGGCCCGCGCACGCGAAGAAGGTGCTGCTCATCTCGTTGGGCTCCACCTTCACGAACCAGCCCGCGTTCTATCGACAGTGCATGGCGGCCTTCGGGGACCTGCCCGACTGGCACGTGGTGCTGAACATCGGCCGGCATGTCCAACGCTCGGAGCTGGGGGAGGTCCCCGCCAACTTCGAGGTGCACTCGTGGCTGCCGCAGCTCTCGGTGCTGAAGCAATCGGAGGTCTTCATCACCCACTCGGGCATGGGCAGCACACAGGAGGCGCTGTGGTGCGGCAAGCCGATGCTGGCCGTGCCCCAGGCCACCGACCAGTTCGCCAACGCGGACCGCATCGTCGAGCTGGGCGTCGGCCTGCGGCTGGACACGCAGAAGGCCACCGCGGCGGCGCTGCGAGAGGCCTTCCAGCGGCTCACCACCGAGCCCCACTTCTCCGAGCGGGCCGCCGCGATTCAGCGAGAGCTTCGCGACGAAGGCGGGGTGAAGCGCGCCGCGGACCTCATCGAGCAGGCGCTCGGTGGATGAGGCGTCGGGTGTCATGACGCTCGACCCGCCCCACGACGAGTCGTGACAGAGTCGCGCGCATGGACGCGCGGGACATCCATCTGAAGTGGGTCGTGCGCCTGGTGGCCGAGGAGCAGGGACTGTACCTGTGGCTCGGCTGGGCCCCGCTGGCGGAGCTGCTCGAGGCGATGACCGAGCTGTCGACGACCCCCAACACCTTCTTCCGCTTCACCTTCTCGGAGAGCACGCTCGAGAGCCTGGGTGAGCTGCTCGCGCGCGTCGAGGACTGTCACGCGACTCCGGAGCCCTACCAGTCCCATCCGCGTCCCTTCAGCGTGGAGCGGCTCGCCAGCGCGGCGAACGAGGTCCATCAGCAGGCACAGCTCCTCCAGAACAAGCTGGCCGAGCCCGGCTTCGCCCACGCCGTCGCGGTCCAGAAGATGATGGCCCCACGAATCTTCCACGACGCGTGGGCGACGATTCTTCGTCAGCTCGGCTCGGGAGGCGGCCCACACCCTCCCCTGCTGGACTGCACGGGCCTGGCGGACGTGTCGCTTCAGTGGGGGTGGTAGCGTCTGGCGTCACCGCCATGGAAAGCAACGCACCGTCCTCCGCGCCGTCTCTCGCCAGTGACAAGCCCGGACTGTTCGCGCGCTTCGGTCCTGGCATCCTCGTCGCCGCCACGGGTGTCGGCGCTGGCGACCTGCTCACCGCCAGCCTCGGAGGCTCCGCGGTGGGTGTGTCCATCTTGTGGGCCGCCGTCGTGGGCTCGGTGCTCAAGGGCTTCCTCAACGAAGGCGTGGCCCGCTGGCAGCTCGCCACCGGCACCACCGTGCTGGAGGGCTGGGCGCGCATGAGCGCGGGCCTGCGCTACGTCTTCTTCATCTACCTGCTCGGCTGGAGCTTCTTCACGGGCGGCGCGCTCATCTCCGCATGCGGCGCGGCGGGGGATGCGCTGTGGCCCCTGGCCAGTGACTCGGAGACGTCACGCCGGCTGTGGGGCGTGATTCATTCGGTGGTGGGGCTGGCGCTCGTGGGCCTGGGCGGCTTCCGGCTCTTCGAGAAGCTGATGGCCGCCTGCATCGCGCTGATGTTCGGCGCGGTGCTCTTCACCGCCCTCGCCTCGGAGCCGGACTGGGCCGCCGCCGCGCGCGGGCTCGTCATCCCCTCGCTTCCCGACCAGGGCGCGCCCTGGGTGCTGGGCCTGCTGGGCGGCGTGGGCGGCACCGTGACGATGCTCTCCTACGGCTACTGGATTCGGGAGAAGGGCCGCGAGGGCCCGAGTGGCCTGCGCATCTGTCAGACGGACCTGGCCGTGGGCTACGCGCTCACGGGGATGTTCGGCGTCGCCATGGTCATCATCGGCTCCACGCTCCAGTTGGAGGGCACGGGCCTGCGGGTCGCCAGCCTGCTCGCGACGCGGCTGGAGGCCATCATCGGTCCGGTGGGCTACTGGGTGTTCCTCGGCGGCTTCTGGGCCGCGGTGTTCTCCAGCCTGCTGGGCGTCTGGGAGGGCATCCCCTACCTCTTCGCGGACTTCCTGCGCATCCAGCGCGGAGAGGCCCGGGGCCTCGTGGACCTGCGGACGACGCGCGCGTGGAAGGGCTACCTGGTGGCGCTCTCCCTCGTGCCGCTGCCCATGCTGTGGGCGCCGCTGCAGCGCGCGCAGCTCGCCTATGCCGTGGTGGGCGCGCTGTTCATGCCGCTGCTCGCCGTCACTCTTTTGTGGCTGAACAACCGGCGTGACTGGGTGGGCCCGCTGCGCAACGGCTGGCTCGTCAACGCCGCGCTCGTCGCCACGCTGGTGCTGTTCGTCGTCATCGGGTTCGACGAGGCGGTCGACGCGCTGCGCAAACTGAGGATCCGTTGAGGGCGGTGCACGCGGCGGGACACTGGAACGAACGGGAGTTCAGGCGCCGGTGTCGAAGCGCACGGATGTGCACTTACGGTCTTTGTGTCGCGCGGCCTCCAGGCGGGCGGGCGACAGCCCATCCCCCAGCCATGACGCTCGGAGTAGGCTTTCGAACGCGGATGGTGGATCTTCCACGCCCCGGGAGGGACACATGAAGCGCTGGAGCATGGTGCTGGCAGTGGCGGCGGTGAGCGTGAGCTGCCAGGACGGCAAGAAAGAGGACCGCATCACGCGGGCGCAGGTCCGCAAGACGGGGCCCGCGACGATGGAGGTCATCCCCTCCGCCGGGCAGCTTCCGTACTGCATGCTCTACACGGTGTCGGAGAAGGGCGTCATCCGGCAGCTCACGCTGACGCGCGAGAACCGCTCCATCCGCTGCGACGCGAACAAGCCCGTCGCCAACACCAGCTTCCGCGTCCCGACGCAGGAGGGGAAGGTCAAGGTCTACATCTTCTTCTCCGACGAGCGCATCCCCGCGGGCCCCGTCGCGCAGCAGCTCTACGACTTGCGCGGGCAGGACCGCATCAGCGCCATGGACCTGCGGCTGCCGGGACGCGTGTTCGTGGAGACGATGGACTTCGTCCCGGAGGAAGGCACCGCGGAGATCACGGGCGCGGTGGTGGGCACCCACGGCGAGGTGACGGACTCGGGCTCCGGCGCCACTCCGGACCAGGACCTCGGCGCCACGGTGCTCGGTGACGGAGGGACCGCGGGCACCCAGCCGGCGGCGGCGGACGAAGGGACCTGAGCTCGACACCCGAGGAGGACGCGAGACCTCCTCGACGCATGTCGCTCGTGTCACGCCACGTGGGAGCCTGAGCCCCCCGAGCCGGACGCAGACCGGCTCGAAGCGTGTCGCTCGCACCGCGCCTCGGCACATCACCCGAGGAGGTCCGGAGCCCTCCTCGAGCCCTCTACCCCCGCGTCACCAGGCCTCGCGGGCCATGGCCAGCAGGTCCGCCTCGGTCACCTTGCGCGGATTGCTCAGGTGCGAGGCGTCCAGGAAGCCCTTCTGCGCGATGTGCGGCAAGTCCTCCTCGCGCACGCCCACGTCCCGCAGCCGCGCGGGAATCCCGATGGCCGCGTTGAGCTTGCGAACCTGCTCGATGGCGTTGCTCGCGAGCACCTCCTCACGCGCGTTGGAGGTGTCTCCCATCGCCACCGCCACACGGGCCAGCCTGGCCGTGCTCGCCGCGCGGTTGAACTCCATCACCACCGGCAGCACCACCGCGTTGGCCAGACCATGGTGCACGCCGGAGATGGGCGTCAGCGCATGCGCCAGCGCGTGACACGCCCCCAGGCCCTTCTGGAAGGCCATGGCCCCCTGCATCGCGGCCACCATCATGTCCGTGCGCGCCGCCAGGTTCGTCCCCTCGCGCACCGCCGTCACCAGCGAGCGGCCCACGCGGTGGATGCCGTCGATGGCCACCGCGTCCGCCAACGGATGGAAGCCCTGCGACAGGTACGCCTCCAGGCAATGCGTGAAGGCATCCATGCCCGTGGCCGCGGTGACCCCCGGAGGCAGCCCCAGCGTCAGCTCCGGGTCCACGATGGCGGCGCCCGGCAGCAGGTGCGGACTGAAGATGACCGTCTTGCGGCCCGTGTCCGCCAGCGTCACCACGCCCGAGCGCCCCACCTCCGAGCCCGTGCCCGCGGTGGTCGGAATCGCGATGAGCGGCGGCAGGTCGTCCTTCACGTACTGGTCGCCGCCCTTGGCGTCGTCATAGCGGCTGAGCGGCGGCTCGTGCGTGGTGAGCAACTGCACCAGCTTGCCCGCGTCCAGCGCGCTGCCTCCGCCCAGGGCGATGAGCCCGTCGCAGTCGTTCTGCCGGTAGACCTCGAGGCCCGCGAAGACGTCCTTCTCCGTGGGGTTGGGCTCCACCTTGTCGAAGACCGCGCACGGCAGGCCCGCCGTCTTGAGCACCTCCAGCACGCGGGAGACCAGGCCCGCCTTCACCACGCCCGCGTCCGTCACCAGCAGGGGGCGCTTCATCTTCAGCCGCTGCGCCTGGGCGGGCAGCCGCTGGAGGGCTCCCGCGCCGAGGACGATGCGGGTGGGCCACGCCATCTCGGTGACACGGGGCTCGGTGGGGATGTCGAACGGCTTCATCTCGGGTTCCTCCCTCGGGCTCATCAGATGAGCTCCAGGTAGCGCTCCAACTCCCAGCTGGTGACGGCGCGCTCGTACTGGCGCACCTCCCACTCGCGCGTGCGCACGAAGTGGTCCACGAAGCCCTCGCCCAGAATCTCCCGGGCGCGCTCGCTCTGCTTGAGCAGGCTCACCGCGTCCTTGAGGTTGCGCGGCAGGGGCGCGGCCTCGTGGGACGCGTACGCGTTGGCGTTGCACGCGGGCGGCGGCTCGATTTCGTTCTCGATGCCCCACAGGCCCGCGGCCAGGCTCACCGCCATGCCGATGTACGCGTTCATGTCCGCGCCCAGCTGGCGGTACTCGATGCGCATCGCCTTGGCGCTCTCGCCGATGACGCGCACCGCGCAGGTGCGGTTCTCCAGGCCCCACGCCGCGGTGGTGGGCGCCCAGGTGTTCTCCACGCTGCGCTTGTAGCTGTTGATGGTGGGCCAGTAGAGCGCCGTCAGCTCCGGCATCAGCGCAATCTGCCCGCCGATGTAGTGCCGCATCAGCCGGCTCATCCCGTGCGGCGCGCCCTCTTCATGGAAGAGGTTGTGCTCGCCCTTCGGGTCCCACAGCGACTGGTGCACGTGCCCCGAACAGCCCGGCAGCTTCGCGTTCACCTTCGCCATGAAGCACGCGGACAGGCCCTGGCGCGCGCACAGCTCCTTCACCACCGTCTTGAAGAGCGCCGCCTTGTCCGCGGAGCGCTCCACGTCGTCATAGCGGATGGCCGCCTCGAACACGCCGGGGCCCGTCTCCGTGTGGAAGCCCTCGATGTCCAAACCGAAGCCGTTGCACCCGTCGATGAGCGAGTGCACCAGCGGCGCGTTCATCGACGTGCGCAGCCACGAGTAGCCGAACATGCCGGGCGTCAGCGGCGTCAGGTCCTGGAAGCCCTTCTCCCGGAGCGTGTGCGGCTGCTCCTTGAAGATGAAGAACTCGTACTCGGCGCCGAAGCGCGGCAGGTAGCCCTGCTCACGCGCGCGCGCCGCCACCTTCTGCAACAGCTGCCGCGGGCTCGCCTCGAACGGGGTGCCGTCCGCGTTGACGAAGTCCAACAGGAACGCCGCGGTGTCCGGCTCCCACGGAATCATCCGCCCCGTGGACAGGTCCACCGTGGCGTGCGCGTCCGGGTAGCCGGTGTGCCAGCCCGTCACCTGCGTGTTGTCGAGCAGCTCGTCGCCCAAGTCCCAACCGAAGACGACGTCACAGAATCCCAGCCCGCTCTTGGCGGCGCTGAGGAACTTGTCCACAGAGATGTACTTGCCGCGCCAGACGCCATCGATGTCGACGGCGCCGACCTTCACCTTCTTCGCGCCGCGCTCGTCCAGCCAGCGCCGCATCGAGTCCGCGCCACCCGAGTCCCGGGGCACGGCGGCGCCGCGCACCGGCCCCCCGCGCTCCTTCGCGCGAGCCCTGCGAGCCACGGCCGGGTGCGTGAGTACCTTCGCCTTGGAACGGGTCGGCATCGGGACCTTCCTTCCTGGGGTGCGGGAATGCTCAGGTGTCCGTGGGCAGCTTCGTCCACACCGCCTTCGTCTGGAGGTAGCCCTCCAGCGCGTGGTGCGACAAATCACGGCCCCAGCCGGACTCCTTGTAGCCGCCGAACGGCGCGGCATCGTCGAACTCGTTGAAGCAGTTGATCCACACCACGCCGCTCTTCACCTTGCGAGCCAGCGCGTGCGCCTTCGCCACGTCGCGCGTCCACAGCGACGCGGCCAGTCCGTAGAGCGTGCCGTTGGCCAGCTCCAGCGCCTGCGCGTCGTCCTTGAAGCGCATGCAAGAGAGCACCGGGCCGAAGATCTCCTCCTGGGCAATTTTCATGTCCGACTTCACGTCGCCGAAGACGGTGGGCTTCATGAAGCAGCCCTTCGCCTTGGCGCTCTCCGTGTCGCGCTCGCCGCCCGCGAGCAACCTCGCGCCCTGCTGACGTCCGCTCTCCACGTAGCCCAGGATGGTGTCGAGCTGCTTCTGGCTCACCTGCGCGCCCATCTCCGTGGTCGGGTCCAACGGGTCGCCCACGCGCAGCTTCTTCGCGCGCTCGGCGAGCCGGCCCACGAACTCGTCGTAGATGCCGTCCTGCACCAGCACGCGGCTGCCCGCGTTGCACGTCTCACCCTTGTTGCCGAAGATGCCCCAGAAGCACGCCTCCACCGCGCGGTCCATGTCCGCGTCGGAGAAGACGACCTGCGGACTCTTGCCGCCCAGCTCCAGCGTCAGCTTCTTCAGGTTGCTGCCCGCCGACGCCTGCATCAGCCGGCGCGCGGTGCGGCCCGAGCCGGTGAAGGAGATCTTGTCCACGTCCGGGTGCCGCGCGAGCGCCTCGCCCGCGGGGTCTCCGTAGCCGGGCACCACGTTGAGCACGCCGGGCGGGAAGCCCGCCTCCAGCGCGAGCGCTCCCAGCTTCATCGCGGTGAGCGGCGTCATCTCGGAGGGCTTCACCACCACGGTGCAGCCGGCGGCGAGCGCGGGGCCCAGCTTCCAGCACAGGATGCACGTGGGATAGTTCCAGGGGACAATCAGGCCCGCCACGCCCACCGGCTCCTTGAGCACGTAGGTGTGGAAGGGCCCGTCCACCGGCAGCACCTCGCCATGCACCTTGTCCGCCCAGTCCGCGAAGTACGCGAGCGTGCCGGCGCCCGGCGCCACGTCCCCGCGGATGGCGTCGCGGAACGTCTTGCCGTTGTTGAGCGACTCGACGAGCGCGAACTCCTCGCGCCGCTGCCAGAGCAGGTCGGAGAGCTTTCGGATGAGCTTGCCGCGCTCGCGGGCGGACATCTTGCTCCACGGGCCAGACTCGAACGCGCGCCGGGCGGCCTTCACCGCGCGGTCCACGTCCGCCGTGGTGGCGCTGGGCACGTCACACACCTTCTCACCCGTGGCGGGGTTCACCACCGGAAAGGTGCCCCCTTCGATGGGGTCCACACCTTGTCCGTCGATGAGCAACTGCAGGACGGGCAGCCGTGGGGAGAGGGAGCGTGCATCAATCATGGGGATTCCTCGGGGCGCACGAAGGCGTTCCAGACGGATTGGCCAGGAGCGAACACAGGTGGCACGACAGGGTAGGAATGACGTCCAGACGCGGCAACCTGCGGCGGTGAAGAACGTCTTGTTGCTGAAAGCCGGCGAGGCGGCCGTGTCCGTGCGCCTCAGTGTGGGTGATTACGAGCAGTGGTTCCTGCGCACCATTGGACTGGAGGGTCATCGCTTCGACATCCTTCCCATACATCGCGACGCCCCCCTGCCCCGCGACGCGCGCGGCTACGACGCGGTGATGATGACGGGCTCACCGTTGTCGGTGACTCAGCTCGCGCCGTGGATGGAGCGCGCCGCGGACTTCATGCTCGACGCGGCCGAGGCGGGCACGCCGGTGCTCGGCGTGTGCTTCGGTCACCAGCTGCTCGCGCATGCCTACGGCGGACAGGTGGCGCGCAATCCGCGCGGACGTGAGACGGGCACGGTGCAGGTGCGCCTCACCGAGGAGGGGCGCCAGGACGCGCTGTTCGACGGCGTGCCGGAGCTCTTCGCCACCCAGGCCACGCACGAGGACATCGTCACGCGCATGCCCGAGGGTGCCCGGGTGCTCGCGGGCAACGACAACACGGCCACGCAGGCGCTCGCCTTCCGCCCCAATGTCCGGGGCGTGCAGTTCCACCCGGAGGCGGGCCCCGACGCACTGCGCGCCGTCATCGACGCCCGGCGTGACGGCCTGGAGAAGGAAGCGCTGGCGCGGGGGCGCGCGCCCGGCGAGGAGGTGCCGAGGCTCTTGGCGGGCCTTGCTCCCGCTCCCTTCGGGCGCCGAATCCTGATGAACTTCCTGGAGCGCTTCACCTGACCCGCTTCCCGAGGCCTCCCTTGCCGCGCATCCTCCTGTCCTTCCTGCTCGCCCTCCTCGTCACCTCCTGCTCGGATGGGAACCCGTGCGACCAGGCGCCTCGCTGTGATGAAGGGGAGGCGCTCAACTGCGAGACGGCCTGCGCCGTGGGCCCCTGCTCCACCGGCCCCGTGTTCCAGCAGTGTGACCGGGGCGCCACCTGCACCGTCGTCCCGGGAGACCGGAGCGACGCGCGCTTCTATCGCTCGCGGGCCGTGTGCGCGCTGAGCCTGACGCAGTGCGACCCGGCGACGGCCCCCGAGCCGGTGTGCGAGGACGGGCGCTTCGTCACCGGCTGCGGCGCGCACCGCCGGGACATCCGGGCCTTCTGCTCCCAGTCGGCGCTGTACTTCGACAAGGTGCCCACCTGCTGCATCACCGGCCCCGGGGATGGGGGAACGGATGCCGGCACGGACGCGGGAACGGGAGATGGTGGGATTCCCGACGCGGGCCCGGGCGGAGCGGACGCGGGACGTTGAGCAGCGAGCGTTCGCCGCCCCGCACGTGCTGCGCCAGGCGGGGAGGATTCACAGGTTGAGCCCGGACGGCGCCTCGCGCGTCGCTCGGGTGCGCCATGAAACGTTTCCTGCCGCGCTATCGCCGGTGGAGCCGCCGGCTCAAGAGCCTCATCGGCCAGCTCCACCTGGACGCGGACGCCAACCGCATCGTCCGCAGGACGGACTTCGCCCACTGCCCCAAGCCCGTGCTGCTGCTCTACGGCTTCTTCAGCACCCGGCGGGTGTTCGAGGTGCTCGAGCAGCGGCTGCGGCGCGAGGGCTACGCGGTGTGGTCCATCCACCTGGGCGGCGCGTTGGACCGCTTCAACACGCACGGCATCGACGCGCTGGCCGAGAAGGTGCGCGAGAAGGTGGAGCGCATGTACGCGCGCTACCCGCACATGGGGCCCTTGAGCATCATCGGCCACTCGAAGGGTGGCCTCATCGGCACGTACTACGTGAAGCGCCTGGGCGGAGACCAACGGGTGCGCAACCTCGTGACGTTGGGCACGCCGCACCAGGGCTGCCCGCTGGCGTACCTGGGCTGCGCGACGCTCGGCTGGTTCAGCCGCAGCATGTGGCAGCTGACGCCCGTGTCCCCCTTTCTGCGCCAGCTCGCCATGGGCGCGTTCCCCCGGAACGTGCGGGTGACGTCGCTCTACTCGCCCACGGACGAGGTGACGCCGTGGGCCTCCGCGCGACTGAAGGTCGATGGGCAACCCAACGTCTTCAACCACGAGCTGCCCGACGCGGGCCACGGGGAGCTGCTCACCCGCAAGTCCGTCTACCAGGTCATCCGCCGCGAGCTGGCGGCGGGATATGGCGAGCACGCTCCGACGCTGCGCGCGCTGCCACCCTCCGCCTCTTGAGGTAGAGAGGGGGACATGCCCTCGCGGTGGGACCATCTCTTCGACCTGAAGCCCGTCACCCTCCTGGAGCACCTGGTGGAGGAGGTGGCGAAGCTGCTCGCGCAGGACCTGCGAAGCTGGCCGCCGCCGGTGCAGGAGGTGGACCTGGACACCGGAGGCCACTTCGCGCCCCTGTTCACCGAGCCCCGCCCGCGCCCCTCTCCCGCCGTCTACACGGAGGCCCTGCGGCTGACGCGCTGGGAGCTGTCCCACGAGACGGACGCGTATGACGACTACATGCGCCACCAGCGCTACCTGGAGCGCGGCCTGGGCCCCGACGACAGGCTGGCCCTGCTGTTCCTCTCGCGCTGGCTGACGGAGCAGATGCACGGGCTGGGCGAGGCCACCGAGGGACGGGTGAAGCGCAAGCACATGCACGAGTGCCTGGACCGGCTGGAGCGCAAGCTGCGCCTCCAGCAGCCCTCGGCCTGAGCAGGCCGGACCCGAGGTGGAGGGAACTTTCCGTCATCTCGGCACCCGGGCGAGCCCCTGCTTGGGGCACGAACGAGAACGAGGGCGGGCGGGCCTTGTCAGCGCGCGGGCGGTGCCATAAGCCCGAGACATGTCGCCGCACCCCGTGGAATCTCCTCCGACGCCCATCGTCGACCGCCGCAACCGCCTGTGGGTGCTGGGGGCCCTGTGGCTCGTGGTGGCCCTGGTGCTGGTGACGTTCCGCTCGGTGGTGATGCCCTTCGCGGGCGCGGCGCTCATCGCCTACCTGGTGCAGCCGCTGGTGGCGCGAATCACGCGGGTGAAGGTGGCCGGGCGGCAGGTGCCGCACTGGGTGGCCATCCTGCTCATCTACGCGGGCTTCTTCGTCGGCGTGTACCTGTTCTTCGTCGCGCTGGTGCCCCAGCTGTACCGGGAGATGGCGCGCGTGAGCCGGGACCTGATGGCGCTCGCCAACACGCTGACGCCCGAGCAGGTGCAGGTGCTCGCGCAGCGCGCGGAGACGTGGCTGAGCGCGCAGGGCATCCCCGTGGCGCTGTCCAACCGCGCGCTGGAGGGCGCGGACGCGGCGGGCGCCGGGCACTTCAGCCTGGCGTTGGATTTGGAGCAGCTGATGGGGGACGCG
Encoded proteins:
- a CDS encoding glutamine synthetase family protein: MPTRSKAKVLTHPAVARRARAKERGGPVRGAAVPRDSGGADSMRRWLDERGAKKVKVGAVDIDGVWRGKYISVDKFLSAAKSGLGFCDVVFGWDLGDELLDNTQVTGWHTGYPDAHATVDLSTGRMIPWEPDTAAFLLDFVNADGTPFEASPRQLLQKVAARAREQGYLPRFGAEYEFFIFKEQPHTLREKGFQDLTPLTPGMFGYSWLRTSMNAPLVHSLIDGCNGFGLDIEGFHTETGPGVFEAAIRYDDVERSADKAALFKTVVKELCARQGLSACFMAKVNAKLPGCSGHVHQSLWDPKGEHNLFHEEGAPHGMSRLMRHYIGGQIALMPELTALYWPTINSYKRSVENTWAPTTAAWGLENRTCAVRVIGESAKAMRIEYRQLGADMNAYIGMAVSLAAGLWGIENEIEPPPACNANAYASHEAAPLPRNLKDAVSLLKQSERAREILGEGFVDHFVRTREWEVRQYERAVTSWELERYLELI
- a CDS encoding Nramp family divalent metal transporter; amino-acid sequence: MESNAPSSAPSLASDKPGLFARFGPGILVAATGVGAGDLLTASLGGSAVGVSILWAAVVGSVLKGFLNEGVARWQLATGTTVLEGWARMSAGLRYVFFIYLLGWSFFTGGALISACGAAGDALWPLASDSETSRRLWGVIHSVVGLALVGLGGFRLFEKLMAACIALMFGAVLFTALASEPDWAAAARGLVIPSLPDQGAPWVLGLLGGVGGTVTMLSYGYWIREKGREGPSGLRICQTDLAVGYALTGMFGVAMVIIGSTLQLEGTGLRVASLLATRLEAIIGPVGYWVFLGGFWAAVFSSLLGVWEGIPYLFADFLRIQRGEARGLVDLRTTRAWKGYLVALSLVPLPMLWAPLQRAQLAYAVVGALFMPLLAVTLLWLNNRRDWVGPLRNGWLVNAALVATLVLFVVIGFDEAVDALRKLRIR
- a CDS encoding glutamine amidotransferase, with translation MKNVLLLKAGEAAVSVRLSVGDYEQWFLRTIGLEGHRFDILPIHRDAPLPRDARGYDAVMMTGSPLSVTQLAPWMERAADFMLDAAEAGTPVLGVCFGHQLLAHAYGGQVARNPRGRETGTVQVRLTEEGRQDALFDGVPELFATQATHEDIVTRMPEGARVLAGNDNTATQALAFRPNVRGVQFHPEAGPDALRAVIDARRDGLEKEALARGRAPGEEVPRLLAGLAPAPFGRRILMNFLERFT
- a CDS encoding aldehyde dehydrogenase family protein, encoding MIDARSLSPRLPVLQLLIDGQGVDPIEGGTFPVVNPATGEKVCDVPSATTADVDRAVKAARRAFESGPWSKMSARERGKLIRKLSDLLWQRREEFALVESLNNGKTFRDAIRGDVAPGAGTLAYFADWADKVHGEVLPVDGPFHTYVLKEPVGVAGLIVPWNYPTCILCWKLGPALAAGCTVVVKPSEMTPLTAMKLGALALEAGFPPGVLNVVPGYGDPAGEALARHPDVDKISFTGSGRTARRLMQASAGSNLKKLTLELGGKSPQVVFSDADMDRAVEACFWGIFGNKGETCNAGSRVLVQDGIYDEFVGRLAERAKKLRVGDPLDPTTEMGAQVSQKQLDTILGYVESGRQQGARLLAGGERDTESAKAKGCFMKPTVFGDVKSDMKIAQEEIFGPVLSCMRFKDDAQALELANGTLYGLAASLWTRDVAKAHALARKVKSGVVWINCFNEFDDAAPFGGYKESGWGRDLSHHALEGYLQTKAVWTKLPTDT
- a CDS encoding lipase family alpha/beta hydrolase, which translates into the protein MKRFLPRYRRWSRRLKSLIGQLHLDADANRIVRRTDFAHCPKPVLLLYGFFSTRRVFEVLEQRLRREGYAVWSIHLGGALDRFNTHGIDALAEKVREKVERMYARYPHMGPLSIIGHSKGGLIGTYYVKRLGGDQRVRNLVTLGTPHQGCPLAYLGCATLGWFSRSMWQLTPVSPFLRQLAMGAFPRNVRVTSLYSPTDEVTPWASARLKVDGQPNVFNHELPDAGHGELLTRKSVYQVIRRELAAGYGEHAPTLRALPPSAS
- a CDS encoding macrolide family glycosyltransferase translates to MVTIRDGPSRLTSGAPSMKRRAHIAMVSIPAHGHVNPSLEVLRELVARGHRVTYANDASFAEPIQQTGAELVPSPSTLPREGVADRQWPEDTIGQLEVFLKDAMEQLPRLRAAWEQDRPDLFLYDIAGYTARILAENWGKPAIQLSPTFVAWEGYTEEMAPMMESLRAAPGGADYYRRFSEWLKACGVAQTESTLFVGLPPRSLVLIPRAMQPNADRVDTRRFTFVGPCLDEQRIHQGTWSRPAHAKKVLLISLGSTFTNQPAFYRQCMAAFGDLPDWHVVLNIGRHVQRSELGEVPANFEVHSWLPQLSVLKQSEVFITHSGMGSTQEALWCGKPMLAVPQATDQFANADRIVELGVGLRLDTQKATAAALREAFQRLTTEPHFSERAAAIQRELRDEGGVKRAADLIEQALGG
- a CDS encoding iron-containing alcohol dehydrogenase, which translates into the protein MKPFDIPTEPRVTEMAWPTRIVLGAGALQRLPAQAQRLKMKRPLLVTDAGVVKAGLVSRVLEVLKTAGLPCAVFDKVEPNPTEKDVFAGLEVYRQNDCDGLIALGGGSALDAGKLVQLLTTHEPPLSRYDDAKGGDQYVKDDLPPLIAIPTTAGTGSEVGRSGVVTLADTGRKTVIFSPHLLPGAAIVDPELTLGLPPGVTAATGMDAFTHCLEAYLSQGFHPLADAVAIDGIHRVGRSLVTAVREGTNLAARTDMMVAAMQGAMAFQKGLGACHALAHALTPISGVHHGLANAVVLPVVMEFNRAASTARLARVAVAMGDTSNAREEVLASNAIEQVRKLNAAIGIPARLRDVGVREEDLPHIAQKGFLDASHLSNPRKVTEADLLAMAREAW